A DNA window from Castanea sativa cultivar Marrone di Chiusa Pesio chromosome 7, ASM4071231v1 contains the following coding sequences:
- the LOC142644579 gene encoding protein DJ-1 homolog B-like, with translation MSTCICFLFQILVPIANGTEEMEAVMIIDILRRAKANVVVASVEDKLEILASHNGGLGGAQAFANSEKLMNLLKQQRESVNF, from the exons ATGAGCACTTGCATTTGCTTTTTGTTTCAGATTCTTGTACCTATTGCTAATGGCACTGAGGAAATGGAAGCTGTGATGATCATTGATATTCTTCGACGAGCGAAAGCAAATGTTGTGGTGGCCTCTGTTGAGGATAAACTAGAAATTCTTGCTTCTCATAAC GGTGGACTTGGTGGTGCCCAAGCATTTGCAAATTCTGAAAAACTGATGAACCTGCTAAAGCAGCAGAGGGAATCagtgaatttttaa